One window of Thermacetogenium phaeum DSM 12270 genomic DNA carries:
- a CDS encoding UbiD family decarboxylase translates to MYDLRSFLKSLENNSEHLVRVKKEVAPKFEATGVLQKLEEQRKYPAVLFEKVKDSDIPVVSNLFADRERIAMAFGTTGEDLNRVLREREANPLEPVMVEDAPVQEVVWTGDQVDLTKLPLFTHNEKDAGPYITAGMLVGKDPETGIRNVGIYRHMLQGKNQIGIHLAETGHGRLIFDKYMDRGEPEPVAITIGHHPLVYMGALSFVPYGVDEYTIMGGYMQEPLRLVKCKTVDLEVPADAEIVLEGMIYPGDTAMDGPFGEYTTVYGKVRENPFIRITAITMRKNPIYLDVFSGHIDHQLLGGTPRLSTIYRTVRAACPTVKDVYMPPSGCCRFTCYISIKKRHEGEAKNAIAAAIGADPFIKLCVVVDDDVDIFNDSAVLLALSTRLRPQGNVFVIPNAKTNALDPTCTNELLVTKIGIDATKPLEGWPETVNVPGAKDLDLSQYL, encoded by the coding sequence ATGTACGATCTCAGGTCATTTTTGAAGTCACTGGAAAATAATAGTGAGCATCTGGTCAGGGTGAAAAAAGAGGTCGCTCCGAAGTTCGAGGCTACCGGTGTGCTCCAGAAGCTGGAGGAGCAGCGGAAGTATCCTGCAGTTTTATTCGAAAAAGTTAAGGATTCAGATATCCCCGTGGTCAGCAACCTTTTTGCGGACCGTGAGCGCATTGCCATGGCCTTCGGCACGACAGGGGAAGACCTGAACAGGGTGCTGCGGGAAAGGGAAGCCAATCCCCTGGAGCCGGTAATGGTTGAAGATGCCCCTGTGCAGGAAGTCGTCTGGACCGGGGATCAGGTCGATTTGACCAAACTGCCGCTGTTCACCCATAACGAAAAGGACGCCGGGCCGTACATCACCGCCGGTATGCTGGTTGGCAAGGACCCGGAGACGGGTATCCGCAACGTGGGTATTTACAGGCATATGCTGCAGGGTAAAAACCAGATCGGCATTCACCTGGCTGAGACCGGTCATGGACGCCTGATCTTCGACAAGTACATGGACAGGGGAGAGCCGGAGCCTGTGGCCATAACCATAGGCCATCACCCCCTTGTCTACATGGGAGCGCTCAGTTTTGTGCCGTACGGTGTGGACGAGTACACCATTATGGGCGGTTATATGCAGGAGCCGCTGCGCCTGGTAAAATGCAAGACCGTTGATTTAGAGGTTCCGGCGGATGCCGAGATTGTTCTCGAGGGAATGATCTACCCGGGAGATACGGCGATGGACGGGCCCTTCGGGGAATACACCACCGTTTACGGCAAGGTCAGGGAAAACCCGTTTATCAGGATCACTGCCATAACCATGCGCAAGAACCCGATCTACCTGGATGTTTTCTCCGGCCACATCGATCACCAACTCCTCGGTGGGACGCCGCGGTTGAGCACCATCTACCGGACCGTCCGGGCCGCCTGCCCAACGGTGAAGGATGTTTATATGCCTCCGTCCGGCTGCTGCCGTTTCACCTGCTATATCAGCATCAAGAAGCGGCATGAAGGGGAAGCCAAGAACGCTATCGCCGCAGCTATCGGCGCCGATCCGTTCATTAAGTTGTGTGTGGTTGTCGACGATGATGTGGACATCTTCAATGATTCCGCCGTGCTGCTGGCGCTAAGCACCCGTTTAAGACCGCAGGGCAACGTCTTCGTCATCCCGAACGCCAAGACCAATGCTCTCGACCCGACCTGCACCAATGAGCTGCTGGTGACCAAGATCGGCATCGACGCCACCAAGCCGCTCGAGGGGTGGCCGGAAACCGTCAATGTGCCCGGAGCAAAGGATCTGGATCTGTCGCAGTATCTGTAA
- a CDS encoding 4Fe-4S binding protein, whose amino-acid sequence MADLSVEVAGVKFKNPVILASATPTMDRYGMKRGIDGGAAGAIAKSLFGESGKLGRKFPRPRFKLFDYKDYPGYPNELPHAFTLHSLEECSHYGYEEYMDDINKAKDMVGDEGVIMASLSGATMDEWEAMCKMVNETKADWVELNVSCPFAADMGVKMGAGAVELCPEITKLCAGILKKPFSVKISPQAADPVAIAEEVEKAGAMAVNLSARLSGIMIDIETARPIGPGAMGGWGGPYLIGYGLKIVSQAARRLNIPIIAGLGVWDWQDIIRYTMVGASLVQSGAGIMLQGYNISKKWVENINAWLDSKGYSSLDEIRGVALPNILKTRDIEREPEGVHAVVDFKKCNKCGTCIRSCFYAAIKLTKAGAIVNPEVCDGCGMCMEVCPQNAVSMSKGK is encoded by the coding sequence ATGGCGGATCTGAGTGTAGAAGTAGCGGGAGTAAAGTTTAAGAATCCGGTGATATTGGCATCGGCGACACCGACGATGGACAGGTATGGGATGAAGAGGGGTATTGACGGAGGTGCGGCGGGAGCCATAGCGAAGTCGCTGTTTGGCGAGAGTGGTAAACTGGGGCGGAAATTTCCGCGGCCGCGGTTCAAACTGTTTGACTACAAAGATTACCCGGGGTATCCGAACGAACTGCCGCACGCCTTCACCCTGCACTCGCTGGAAGAGTGCTCGCACTATGGGTACGAAGAGTACATGGACGACATCAACAAAGCGAAGGACATGGTAGGAGACGAAGGGGTAATCATGGCCAGCCTATCGGGTGCGACCATGGACGAATGGGAGGCCATGTGCAAGATGGTCAATGAGACCAAAGCGGACTGGGTAGAACTGAACGTCTCCTGCCCCTTTGCGGCGGACATGGGAGTGAAGATGGGAGCTGGGGCGGTAGAACTCTGTCCTGAGATCACCAAACTGTGTGCCGGGATACTGAAGAAACCGTTCAGCGTGAAGATTTCGCCGCAGGCAGCGGATCCGGTAGCGATAGCGGAAGAAGTGGAGAAAGCGGGAGCGATGGCGGTCAATCTTTCGGCCCGCTTATCGGGGATCATGATTGACATTGAGACGGCCAGGCCGATTGGTCCCGGAGCCATGGGAGGCTGGGGAGGGCCCTACCTCATCGGCTACGGGCTGAAGATAGTGAGCCAGGCGGCGAGGAGGCTGAACATTCCGATCATAGCCGGATTGGGAGTATGGGACTGGCAGGACATCATCCGCTACACAATGGTAGGGGCCAGTCTGGTGCAGTCTGGTGCGGGGATCATGCTGCAGGGTTACAACATCAGCAAGAAGTGGGTAGAGAACATCAACGCCTGGCTGGACAGCAAGGGCTACAGCTCGCTGGACGAGATTCGGGGGGTGGCGCTGCCGAACATACTGAAGACGAGAGACATCGAGAGGGAGCCGGAAGGGGTACATGCGGTAGTAGACTTCAAGAAGTGCAACAAATGCGGTACCTGCATCAGGAGCTGCTTCTATGCTGCCATCAAGCTGACGAAAGCGGGAGCGATAGTCAACCCCGAGGTATGCGATGGCTGCGGAATGTGCATGGAAGTCTGCCCGCAGAACGCCGTCTCCATGAGCAAGGGCAAATAG
- a CDS encoding GntR family transcriptional regulator encodes MVVRDTRQQKAYEYLYNAIVTNKLPPGVAIAEQEISNVLGISRTPVREALKQLEAEGLVRHIPLRGTFVEEITTQDLEEIFALRETLEVLALKTAINDITDEELYEIEILLRSLEYDSSNEKFYDSDRRLHDLIVKHGGNRRLAQILNNLNSQMERLRHIAAMKPHRLQQSKQEHLEIVAALKMRDLEEAERLLRQHLRNVKESTIEVCRKTSEVFR; translated from the coding sequence ATGGTTGTTAGAGATACTCGGCAGCAGAAGGCTTATGAATACCTGTACAACGCCATCGTTACCAACAAGTTGCCACCGGGGGTGGCGATAGCCGAACAGGAGATCTCCAATGTACTGGGGATCAGCAGGACTCCCGTACGGGAGGCCCTGAAGCAGTTGGAGGCGGAGGGATTGGTCCGGCACATTCCGCTGCGGGGTACTTTTGTTGAGGAAATTACCACACAGGACCTGGAGGAGATCTTTGCGCTGCGGGAGACGCTGGAAGTCCTGGCGTTGAAGACGGCGATCAACGATATTACCGACGAGGAGCTATATGAAATAGAGATCCTGTTGCGTTCATTAGAGTACGATAGTTCCAATGAAAAGTTTTACGACAGCGATCGCAGACTGCATGACCTGATCGTCAAGCACGGAGGCAACCGCCGCCTGGCTCAAATTCTCAATAACCTTAATTCCCAAATGGAAAGGCTGCGCCATATCGCCGCCATGAAACCGCACAGGCTCCAGCAGTCCAAGCAGGAGCACCTAGAAATTGTAGCTGCTCTCAAGATGCGTGATCTCGAAGAGGCCGAGCGGCTGTTGAGGCAGCACCTTAGGAATGTTAAGGAGAGCACAATTGAGGTGTGTAGAAAGACGTCGGAGGTATTCCGCTAG
- a CDS encoding aconitase X swivel domain-containing protein produces the protein MITKVLTGRKIVEGTAEGEALVTRDPISFMGSINPKTGYVIERGHEIEGQCLKGKILVFPSAKGSTGGSYMLYDLVRNGVGPTGIVNAEADSVVVIGAIVADLPMVDRINIAEIETGDHLIIDGERGIVKVIREK, from the coding sequence ATGATCACAAAGGTCTTGACAGGTCGTAAAATCGTTGAAGGCACAGCCGAAGGTGAAGCGCTGGTGACCAGAGATCCCATCTCCTTCATGGGCAGTATCAACCCCAAAACCGGTTATGTGATTGAGAGAGGCCATGAAATTGAGGGGCAGTGCCTGAAAGGGAAGATCCTGGTCTTTCCGTCGGCGAAGGGTTCCACAGGCGGTTCCTATATGCTCTATGACCTTGTCAGAAACGGGGTTGGTCCTACAGGTATCGTTAATGCCGAAGCTGATTCGGTCGTGGTGATCGGGGCTATAGTTGCCGATTTGCCGATGGTCGATCGCATCAACATCGCAGAAATAGAGACCGGAGACCACCTGATAATTGACGGAGAAAGGGGTATTGTGAAGGTTATCAGAGAGAAATGA
- a CDS encoding aconitase X produces the protein MQLTDEEKRMLDGEYGEVVRKSLKILVALGEIYGAERMLKIKNVHSPGVSYRVAGDAGLNFVKDASREGRFTIPVTLNTIGIDSERWEELEYHFPRCFALKQIELLDAYQKMGAIATYTCAPYLTGNIPAMGEHIAWGESSAVAYVNSVVGARTNREGGPSALAAAVTGRVPEYGFHLEENRKGKYLIRVDMELKTDKDYAVLGYFAGRIAGRDVPVFEGIKWRPTLENLKALSAAIASSGAVALYHIVGVTPEAPTADAVIGKQEPIIFGRKEYREVVEKFTINGDVDFVVIGCPHCSIVEIGKVARLLEGKKVKAEFWVCTARQTKVLADKMGLTEIIEKAGARIICDTCPVLAPTSTKGYKKLLTNSGKLAHYAPGLWNLKTGLLEIEECVDAAIKGYWSGKA, from the coding sequence ATGCAGTTAACCGACGAAGAGAAGAGGATGCTTGACGGTGAGTACGGCGAGGTAGTTCGGAAATCCCTGAAGATACTGGTAGCTCTGGGTGAGATCTACGGCGCCGAAAGAATGCTGAAGATCAAGAATGTCCATTCTCCCGGCGTATCCTACCGGGTCGCGGGAGATGCTGGTTTGAACTTTGTGAAGGATGCCAGCAGGGAGGGGCGCTTCACGATCCCGGTGACCCTCAACACCATCGGGATCGATTCTGAGCGCTGGGAAGAACTGGAGTATCACTTTCCGCGGTGCTTTGCCCTAAAACAGATCGAACTGCTTGACGCCTACCAGAAAATGGGAGCAATAGCTACCTATACCTGTGCCCCATACTTGACGGGCAACATTCCGGCCATGGGAGAGCACATTGCCTGGGGTGAATCCTCTGCGGTAGCTTATGTCAACTCGGTAGTCGGGGCGCGCACCAACAGAGAGGGTGGCCCCAGCGCACTGGCGGCTGCCGTAACGGGAAGGGTCCCGGAGTACGGTTTTCATCTCGAAGAAAACCGCAAAGGGAAATACCTGATCAGGGTTGACATGGAGTTGAAAACTGACAAAGATTATGCTGTTCTCGGTTACTTTGCCGGCCGGATAGCGGGAAGGGATGTTCCCGTCTTTGAGGGGATCAAATGGCGACCCACGTTGGAAAACCTCAAGGCCTTGAGTGCAGCCATCGCTTCATCTGGTGCAGTAGCCCTTTATCACATAGTGGGAGTCACACCGGAAGCACCGACTGCGGATGCGGTTATCGGGAAGCAGGAGCCCATTATATTCGGGCGCAAGGAATATCGAGAAGTCGTTGAAAAATTCACCATTAACGGTGATGTGGACTTTGTGGTTATCGGTTGCCCTCACTGTTCGATAGTGGAAATCGGTAAGGTGGCCCGGCTCCTTGAGGGGAAAAAAGTGAAGGCGGAGTTCTGGGTTTGTACGGCCAGGCAGACCAAGGTCCTGGCAGACAAAATGGGGTTGACGGAGATAATTGAAAAAGCCGGAGCGAGAATTATTTGCGATACCTGTCCGGTGCTGGCGCCGACGAGCACCAAAGGCTATAAGAAGCTGCTGACGAATTCTGGAAAGCTTGCCCATTACGCTCCGGGGCTTTGGAACTTGAAGACGGGGCTTCTGGAGATCGAAGAGTGTGTTGATGCGGCGATTAAGGGATACTGGAGTGGTAAGGCATGA
- a CDS encoding RraA family protein: MAASVGKTDPDLIKAFKELDTTSVSDALDRLGISGGLLGIKPIVPGVTMCGPAFTVHYVPCGVVKGTVGDFLDDVEPGQVVVIDNAGREYCTVWGDLMSLTASRKGVAGTVIDGVCRDISGIRELRYPIFTKGFYMVTGKDRVQVDAVNVPVAISGVLVKPGDIMLGDDTGVVVIPQEKAAEVLDVAREIAEKEEIIVREVKNGATLREARSRVGYHNLQTRRK; the protein is encoded by the coding sequence ATGGCTGCAAGTGTCGGAAAAACGGATCCGGATCTCATTAAGGCTTTCAAAGAACTGGATACGACCAGCGTTTCCGATGCTCTTGACAGATTGGGAATTAGCGGAGGTTTATTGGGTATTAAGCCGATTGTTCCCGGTGTCACCATGTGCGGGCCGGCCTTTACAGTGCATTACGTTCCCTGCGGCGTGGTTAAGGGAACTGTGGGGGACTTCCTGGATGACGTCGAGCCGGGGCAGGTTGTCGTGATTGACAACGCCGGACGGGAATACTGCACCGTTTGGGGTGACCTGATGTCGCTGACCGCATCCCGCAAAGGGGTCGCCGGTACGGTTATCGACGGGGTCTGCAGGGATATAAGCGGTATTCGTGAGCTGCGTTATCCTATCTTTACCAAGGGCTTTTATATGGTGACCGGCAAGGACCGGGTTCAGGTAGATGCTGTTAATGTGCCGGTGGCGATTTCCGGAGTGCTGGTCAAACCCGGAGATATCATGCTCGGCGACGACACCGGAGTTGTGGTTATACCCCAGGAGAAAGCCGCTGAAGTATTGGATGTAGCCAGGGAGATAGCCGAAAAAGAAGAGATTATTGTCCGGGAAGTAAAAAACGGGGCTACGCTGCGTGAGGCGCGATCCCGGGTAGGGTACCACAATTTACAAACACGCCGCAAATAA
- a CDS encoding 4-carboxy-4-hydroxy-2-oxoadipate aldolase/oxaloacetate decarboxylase, with amino-acid sequence MSLSREDIQSFMKLPTGNVCDANGKSGNMDPAIKPIDPKTKMAGPAVTVRCQPGDNLTIHKAIYEAEPGSVLVIDAHAYVGAGPFGEIMAIACQERGLAGVVIDGACRDSGDIEELGLPLFCRAFNPGGTVKESVGTINEVIQCGGVVVRPGDIVVGDRDGVVVVPREKAGEVLERARGIAAREEKVRELLRQGKTTLEIYGFDKLLQMKSSK; translated from the coding sequence ATGTCGTTGAGTCGGGAAGATATCCAGAGTTTTATGAAGCTGCCGACGGGTAATGTCTGTGATGCCAACGGTAAGAGCGGAAACATGGACCCAGCGATCAAACCGATTGATCCCAAAACCAAAATGGCCGGCCCTGCGGTGACCGTGCGCTGTCAGCCCGGAGATAACCTGACGATACACAAGGCAATTTATGAGGCGGAGCCGGGATCGGTTCTGGTGATCGATGCCCATGCCTACGTCGGGGCGGGGCCGTTCGGGGAAATCATGGCCATCGCCTGCCAGGAGAGAGGGCTTGCCGGTGTGGTTATCGACGGCGCCTGCCGTGATTCCGGCGATATTGAAGAGCTGGGGTTGCCTCTCTTCTGTCGGGCCTTTAATCCAGGAGGTACGGTCAAGGAGAGCGTGGGCACCATCAACGAAGTGATCCAGTGCGGAGGGGTTGTCGTCAGACCAGGTGACATTGTCGTAGGGGATCGCGACGGCGTGGTTGTCGTGCCCCGGGAGAAGGCCGGGGAGGTTTTGGAGCGGGCCAGGGGGATAGCTGCCAGGGAGGAGAAGGTAAGGGAACTGCTCCGCCAGGGAAAGACCACTCTGGAGATATACGGGTTCGACAAGCTGCTGCAGATGAAAAGCTCTAAATAA
- a CDS encoding RraA family protein produces the protein MPLDERYRQRLERLSTTNVADALDALGLKGATYGIRPIWEGASKIVGKAVTVKLTAAGLTKSKHHLGVKAIEAAEPGDVIVVDNGGRLDTSCWGGILANGAQMKGVSGVVIDGACRDVDDYVAIKFPVYARGSVVATARGRIMEEATNVLIQFGGVQVRPGDVVIADRSGVVIIPQERLDEVVEKAEELFEKEESMIAEIRAGRSMLEVDTKYNYEKMLK, from the coding sequence TTGCCGTTGGATGAGCGGTATCGCCAACGTCTCGAAAGGCTGTCGACAACCAATGTTGCGGATGCGCTCGATGCCCTCGGGCTTAAAGGGGCCACCTACGGAATTCGGCCGATCTGGGAGGGTGCGTCCAAAATCGTGGGAAAAGCGGTTACCGTAAAGCTTACGGCCGCCGGGTTGACCAAGAGCAAGCATCACCTGGGGGTGAAGGCCATTGAGGCCGCAGAGCCGGGGGATGTCATCGTAGTCGACAACGGAGGGCGTCTGGATACTTCGTGCTGGGGGGGAATCCTGGCAAACGGTGCCCAGATGAAGGGCGTTTCCGGAGTGGTGATCGACGGCGCCTGCCGTGATGTCGATGATTACGTCGCAATCAAGTTCCCGGTTTACGCTCGGGGCTCGGTTGTGGCTACGGCCAGAGGAAGGATCATGGAGGAGGCCACCAACGTTCTGATCCAGTTCGGCGGTGTTCAGGTCCGTCCGGGAGATGTGGTTATCGCCGACCGCAGCGGGGTCGTCATCATACCCCAGGAGAGGCTCGACGAAGTGGTGGAGAAGGCCGAAGAACTCTTCGAAAAAGAGGAGAGCATGATCGCCGAGATCCGTGCCGGGCGTTCTATGCTGGAAGTAGACACCAAGTATAACTATGAAAAAATGCTGAAATAG
- a CDS encoding L-aspartate oxidase, translating into MVELKCDVLVIGGGAAGSRAAYEAKRRHPELNVTLVVAGKYGLSGSTNLIASESLGINAPFNYMGDGDSPEVYLQDMLETGGGLSDPVLCRVIAEEACARIEELMALGLQFDSRDGRPVQRKLSGCTKARSLTCGGSTGREIVAVLKKANAAIGVNVLENARILDLVQDDNGRVCGAVGLVGEEPLHVSAGAVVLATGGAGRAFRKNVNPPTVEGDGWAMAYRAGARLVNMEFFQIGPAVVKPRIKFIIHSHMWRLRPKLTNALGEEFLGRYCPTGVDVGEVVDAKAMSYPFSVRTIAMYLDIAIFKEILEGRGTPDDGIIFDVTHAGEEVLRVKAPITYEFLKNAGVDLARETIELGLVVQNFNGGVLIDADGFTGVEGLYAAGEVTGGVHGSDRPGGNNLIDTQVFGYRAGRKAAEAALCFKEKGTCRHAPKGLPVKIEGVSPQAGEEAILEKSAYLYYRELTVVRRAQGLKKVLEFIDAQKRQAQSQMLINRLLVGEILASAALAREESRGTHYREDFPATGSDWVKRLVVYRGPDGELVVKTEKL; encoded by the coding sequence ATGGTTGAGTTGAAGTGTGATGTTTTGGTAATCGGGGGCGGAGCGGCGGGAAGCCGCGCCGCCTATGAAGCGAAGCGAAGGCACCCGGAGCTGAACGTAACCCTTGTCGTGGCCGGCAAGTATGGGCTGAGTGGAAGTACCAATCTGATTGCTTCGGAGAGCTTAGGGATCAACGCCCCCTTTAATTACATGGGTGACGGGGACAGCCCCGAAGTCTATCTCCAGGATATGCTGGAAACCGGCGGGGGCTTAAGCGATCCCGTGCTTTGCAGGGTCATTGCCGAAGAGGCGTGTGCCAGGATCGAAGAATTAATGGCCCTCGGCCTGCAATTTGACAGCCGGGACGGACGGCCGGTGCAGAGGAAGTTATCCGGTTGCACCAAGGCGAGGTCCTTAACCTGTGGCGGTTCTACCGGACGGGAAATCGTCGCCGTCCTTAAAAAGGCCAATGCCGCAATCGGCGTCAACGTTCTGGAAAACGCCCGCATCCTGGATCTGGTTCAAGACGACAACGGTCGCGTCTGCGGGGCTGTAGGTTTGGTCGGCGAGGAGCCGCTCCATGTATCTGCAGGAGCGGTGGTGCTGGCTACCGGTGGGGCCGGAAGGGCCTTTAGAAAGAATGTGAACCCGCCGACAGTTGAAGGTGACGGATGGGCGATGGCCTACCGGGCAGGGGCGCGGCTGGTTAATATGGAGTTTTTCCAGATCGGGCCTGCCGTGGTGAAGCCGAGGATAAAGTTCATTATCCACAGCCATATGTGGCGTCTCCGGCCGAAACTCACAAACGCACTGGGTGAAGAGTTTTTGGGGCGTTACTGTCCCACAGGCGTCGATGTCGGGGAAGTAGTCGACGCCAAGGCAATGTCCTATCCCTTTTCGGTGCGGACGATCGCCATGTACCTGGATATAGCGATATTTAAAGAGATCTTGGAGGGTCGGGGGACGCCAGATGACGGGATAATTTTTGATGTGACCCATGCGGGAGAGGAGGTCTTAAGGGTAAAGGCTCCCATCACCTATGAGTTCCTGAAGAATGCCGGGGTCGATCTGGCCCGAGAAACGATTGAACTCGGCCTGGTCGTGCAGAACTTCAATGGTGGAGTCTTGATCGATGCCGACGGCTTCACAGGTGTAGAAGGGCTCTATGCGGCGGGTGAAGTTACCGGCGGAGTCCACGGCTCGGACCGCCCCGGAGGGAACAACCTGATCGACACCCAGGTGTTCGGCTACCGGGCGGGAAGAAAGGCCGCGGAAGCAGCCTTGTGCTTCAAAGAGAAGGGCACCTGCCGGCATGCGCCAAAGGGATTGCCTGTGAAGATCGAGGGAGTGTCCCCTCAGGCCGGTGAGGAAGCAATTCTAGAAAAAAGCGCATATCTCTATTATCGGGAACTGACCGTAGTGCGCAGGGCTCAAGGTCTGAAAAAGGTTTTAGAATTTATCGACGCCCAAAAACGACAGGCGCAGAGCCAGATGCTGATTAACCGTCTCCTGGTGGGCGAGATCCTGGCTTCGGCGGCGTTAGCCAGAGAAGAGAGCCGGGGCACGCATTACCGGGAGGATTTTCCGGCTACCGGCAGTGATTGGGTCAAAAGGCTGGTTGTTTATCGGGGCCCAGACGGTGAGCTGGTAGTGAAGACGGAGAAGCTTTAA
- a CDS encoding 4Fe-4S binding protein, protein MADLSVEVAGVKFKNPVILASATPTMDRYGMKRGIDGGAAGAIAKSLFGESGKLGRKFPRPRFKLFDYKDYPGYPNELPHAFTLHSLEECSHYGYEEYMDDINKAKDMVGDEGVIMASLSGATMDEWEAMCKMVNETKADWVELNVSCPFAADMGVKMGAGAVELCPEITKLCAGILKKPFSVKISPQAADPVAIAEEVEKAGAMAVNLSARLSGIMIDIETARPIGPGAMGGWGGPYLIGYGLKIVSQAARRLNIPIIAGLGVWDWQDIIRYTMVGASLVQSGAGIMLQGYNISKKWVENINAWLDSKGYSSLDEIRGVALPNILKTRDIEREPEGVHAVVDFKKCNKCGTCIRSCFYAAIKLTKAGAIVNPEVCDGCGMCMEVCPQNAVSMSKGR, encoded by the coding sequence ATGGCGGATCTGAGTGTAGAAGTAGCGGGAGTAAAGTTTAAGAATCCGGTGATATTGGCATCGGCGACTCCGACGATGGACAGGTATGGGATGAAGAGGGGTATTGACGGAGGTGCGGCGGGAGCCATAGCGAAGTCGCTGTTTGGCGAGAGTGGTAAACTGGGGCGGAAATTTCCGCGGCCGCGGTTCAAACTGTTTGACTACAAAGATTACCCGGGGTATCCGAACGAACTGCCGCACGCCTTCACCCTGCACTCGCTGGAAGAGTGCTCGCACTATGGGTACGAAGAGTACATGGACGACATCAACAAAGCGAAGGACATGGTAGGAGACGAAGGGGTAATCATGGCCAGCCTATCGGGTGCGACCATGGACGAATGGGAGGCCATGTGCAAGATGGTCAATGAGACCAAAGCGGACTGGGTAGAACTGAACGTCTCCTGCCCCTTTGCGGCGGACATGGGAGTGAAGATGGGAGCTGGGGCGGTAGAACTCTGTCCTGAGATCACCAAACTGTGTGCCGGGATACTGAAGAAACCGTTCAGCGTGAAGATTTCGCCGCAGGCAGCGGATCCGGTAGCGATAGCGGAAGAAGTGGAGAAAGCGGGAGCGATGGCGGTCAATCTTTCGGCCCGCTTATCGGGGATCATGATTGACATTGAGACGGCCAGGCCGATTGGTCCCGGAGCCATGGGAGGCTGGGGAGGGCCCTACCTCATCGGCTACGGGCTGAAGATAGTGAGCCAGGCGGCGAGGAGGCTGAACATTCCGATCATAGCCGGATTGGGAGTATGGGACTGGCAGGACATCATCCGCTACACAATGGTAGGGGCCAGTCTGGTGCAGTCTGGTGCGGGGATCATGCTGCAGGGTTACAACATCAGCAAGAAGTGGGTAGAGAACATCAACGCCTGGCTGGACAGCAAGGGCTACAGCTCGCTGGACGAGATTCGGGGGGTGGCGCTGCCGAACATACTGAAGACGAGAGACATCGAGAGGGAGCCGGAAGGGGTACATGCGGTAGTAGACTTCAAGAAGTGCAACAAATGCGGTACCTGCATCAGGAGCTGCTTCTACGCTGCCATCAAGCTGACGAAAGCGGGAGCGATAGTCAACCCCGAGGTATGCGATGGCTGCGGAATGTGCATGGAAGTCTGCCCGCAGAACGCCGTCTCCATGAGCAAGGGCAGATAA
- a CDS encoding nucleotidyltransferase domain-containing protein — protein sequence MYLERFQEILKELQKAVEEVYGQRLVTLAVFGSVGRNTPRPDSDIDLLIVADDLPPGRIRRVREFELVEEKLQPLLERMRQKGIETSLSPLIKEPGDVLKGSLIFLDMLDDARILYDKNSFFRNYLIELRKRLDELGAKKVYRGGAWYWVLKEKYKPGEEFEI from the coding sequence GTGTACCTGGAGCGCTTCCAAGAAATCCTCAAAGAACTGCAGAAGGCCGTAGAGGAGGTCTACGGCCAGCGGCTGGTAACCCTGGCCGTTTTCGGCTCCGTGGGGCGCAATACGCCGCGCCCGGATTCAGACATCGATCTGTTGATCGTAGCGGACGACCTCCCCCCCGGCCGGATCAGGCGGGTAAGAGAGTTCGAACTGGTAGAGGAAAAACTGCAGCCGCTGCTGGAAAGAATGCGGCAAAAAGGAATCGAAACATCCCTCTCCCCCCTGATCAAGGAGCCTGGAGATGTCCTGAAAGGAAGCCTGATTTTTCTGGACATGCTGGACGACGCCCGTATTCTTTACGACAAAAACTCCTTCTTCCGAAACTATCTAATCGAACTGAGGAAAAGGCTCGACGAACTGGGAGCCAAAAAGGTATACAGGGGTGGTGCCTGGTACTGGGTGCTGAAAGAAAAATACAAGCCCGGTGAGGAGTTCGAAATATGA
- a CDS encoding HEPN domain-containing protein, which produces MTNKTLAQSYLLKARKRFKVLSVLLEEDAYSDVVREAQELVELALKGILRQIGVEPPKQHDVGRLIVDFRSRLPQEVAAKANRLAEISKWLRKEREFSFYGDVDFIPTEEYTLEDAERAIEDAGFVLEMAMKVITD; this is translated from the coding sequence ATGACCAACAAAACCCTGGCCCAAAGCTATCTTCTGAAAGCAAGAAAAAGATTCAAGGTGCTCTCGGTGCTCCTAGAAGAGGATGCCTATTCGGACGTGGTGCGGGAAGCCCAGGAACTGGTAGAACTGGCCCTCAAGGGTATCTTGCGGCAGATCGGCGTCGAACCACCAAAACAGCATGATGTCGGAAGGCTGATCGTGGACTTCCGCTCCCGGCTACCCCAAGAGGTGGCCGCTAAGGCAAACAGGCTGGCGGAAATCTCCAAGTGGCTGCGTAAGGAGCGGGAGTTTTCCTTTTACGGGGATGTCGACTTCATTCCCACGGAAGAGTACACGCTGGAAGACGCCGAGCGGGCCATCGAAGACGCTGGGTTCGTTCTGGAAATGGCGATGAAGGTAATAACAGATTAA